GCTTTGGTCGCATTTACACGGTCAACCTCAATGTGTTCTGGTGCCGGCCCCAGGAGTATTATGACCAGGCCGCCTGGCGCGGAACGTGGGAGTTCGACGGTGGCGCCTTCATGAATCAAGCGAGCCACTACGTCGACCTGATCGACTGGCTGATCGGCCCCGTGGAGAGCGTGTACGCCTACACGGCCACCCTGGCCCGCCGGATCGAGGTGGAGGACACGGGCGTGATGGCCATCAAGTGGCGGAGCGGCGCGTTGGGGACCATGAACGTCACGATGCTGACCTATCCCAAGAATCTGGAAGGATCCATCGTCATCCTGGGCGAGCATGGCACCGTGCGAGTGGGCGGCATGGCCGTCAACGAAATCCAGCACTGGGAGTTTGCCGATGCCCGGCCCGAGGATGCGACGGTGCGCGAAGCCAGCTATCAGACGACCTCCGTCTACGGGTTCGGCCACCCGTTGTATTACGAGAACGTGATCCACACTCTGCGTGGGGAAGCGGAGCCCGAGACGGACGGCCGCGAAGGATTGCGCTCGCTGGAGCTGCTGGTCGCCGCCTACCGCTCCGCTCGCGATGGTGTGAAGGTTTCCCTGCCGCTCGAGTACTGAGTCACCGTGGCACGCGGAACACACATGCACGTTGCCGTGGTGGGTGGGGGAATCAATGGCGTCATGAGCGCCTGGGCCCTCGCCGCCGCCGGTCACCAGGTCGAGTTGTTCGAACGTGGAGCGCTGATGGGGGAGACGAGCAGTGCCTCCACCAAGCTGCTGCACGGCGGACTGCGCTACCTGGAGAACGGGGAGTTTGGCCTGGTGCGCGAGAGTCTGCGCGAGCGGGCTTGGTGGGTTGCCCAGGCGCCGCAGTTTGCGAAACCTCTTGGGTTGATACTGCCCGTGTATTCTGGCGTCGGCCGCAACCCGCTGGTGGTTCGCCTGGGCCTGGTGATGTACGACCTGCTCGCCGGGCGGGGCAACATCGGTCGCCACCGCTGGCTGGCGCCGCGTGAGATCTTGCACCTCCTGCCTGGCCTGCGTTCCCAGGGCTTGCGCGGCGGCTTCTTGTTTCACGATGTCCAAATGGATGATTACCGGCTTGGCCTGTGGGCCGTTGACCAGGCCCAGCGGGCCGGCGTGGCGGTGCGGGAGCACACGGCCGTGGAGAGACTTGCGGCAGACGGCACCTACTGGGCAAATGGAGAACACCGAGCGGATCTGATCGTGAACGCCGCCGGACCGTGGTGTCGGAACCTGTTGGACGTGTCTGATGTGCCGGCCCGGCATCGGTTGGATTTGGTGCGGGGAAGTCACCTGGTCCTGGACCGGCCCCTTGCCTTGGGACTGTTCCTTCAGGTCCCGGGCGAGCATCGCATCTGTTTCGCTCTGCCTTGGCAGGGGCGCACCTTGCTCGGAACCACGGAGGTCAGGCAACGACTGGAAGATCCCATCCGTTGCTCGCCGGAGGAAGAGGCCTATCTCTTGAACGTCTACGGCACGGCATTCCTGGACTCCGCCACGTCGGCGGAGATTGTGGAGCGGTTCGCGGGACTTCGGCCCTTGGTGGACTCGGGCAGCGCGAATCCGGGGCGCACCACGCGCGAGTACGTACTGGAACAAACGGGGCACGTGCTCACCGTTTTTGGCGGCAAGTGGACGACCGCCCGGGTGCTGGGGGAACGGGTCCGGGAGAGGGCCGAGAAGGGGTTCTGACCGGCGCTGGTGCGGCTTTGGGCTGATCAGTAGGTTGGTTGGGCGAAAGTGAAAAACGGAAGGGGATTCCAGTGGCAGAAAAGGCTTGGTTCGCACATGCCACCGCCGTGGTGGACGAGCCCTGCGAGATTGGCGATGGCACCAAAATCTGGCACTTCAGCCATGTGATGAAGGGGGCACGGATCGGAAGGAACTGCGTCTTCGGCCAGAACGTGAACATCGATGGCGGAGTGGTCATCGGCAACGGCGTGAAGGTGCAGAACAATGTGAGCATCTACAGTGGCCTGGTCATCGAGGACTTCGTCTTTCTGGGGCCCTCTTGCGTGCTGACAAACGTCACCAATCCCCGCTGCGAGATCAATCGTCACAGTCTGTATGAGACCACGATCATTCGACGAGGTGCCTCGATCGGGGCCAATGCGACCATCGTCTGCGGGATTGAACTGGGCAGGTACTGTTTCATTGGTTCCGGTGCGGTGGTGGCGAAGAGTGTGCCCGATTATGCCCTGATGGTGGGGGTGCCCGCCCGACAGGTGGGCTGGGTGAGCCGGCATGGGCTGCCACTGGGCCAACCCGATGCCCAAGGAGTGTATACGTGCCCGGAAAGTGGCTTGCGCTATCGCGAGGTGGAACCCGGTGTGCTGCGCTGTCTGGATGTGGATGAAGCGGCGGATCTTCCGGCAGAACTGTGCCAGGGTGGCCGCTTTTATGACGAGATCGTACACGGGACTCGGCTGAAGGCCTAGCCGTCAATTGGCTATCGCATCGAGTCCGGTTCATCAGACGAAAGGAATGGACGAGTGGGAGTCCCGCTACTGGATCTCAAGGCGCAGTATGCCACCCAGAAGGATGAAATCAATCGCGCGGTTCTGGACGTGTTGGAATCCCAGCACTTCATCCTGGGGCCGCAGGTGAAGCTTTTGGAGCAAGCCATCGGCGCCTATGTGGGATCACCCCATGCCGTGGGCGTCTCCAGCGGGACGGACGCCCTGCTGGTGGCGTTGATGGCTGAGGGAATCGGCCCCGGGGACGAAGTCATCACCCCGCCCTATTCGTTCTTTGCCACGGCCGGCTGTCCCGTCCGGTTGGGAGCGCGGCCTGTGTTCGTGGAAATCGAAGCGCACAGTTTCAATCTGGACCCCCGCTGCTTGGAGGCGGCCATCACGCCGCGCACCAAGGCGATCATCCCGGTTCATCTTTACGGACAAGCCGCGGATCTGGCGCCCATCCTGGAGATTGCCGCCCGACATGGAATTCCGGTGATCGAAGACGGGGCCCAAGCCATTGGAACGGAGTACCAGGGAAGGCGGGTCGGCAGTCTGGGCGCGTACGGGTGCTTCAGCTTCTTTCCATCGAAAAATCTGGGTGGAGCCGGCGATGGCGGCATGATCGTGACGGGCGACGAGGAACTGGCCCGGCGACTGGAAATCTTGCGCGTGCATGGCGCCCAGCCGAAATACTATCACCGGGTAATCGGTGGGAATTTCCGTTTGGATGCAATCCAGGCGGCGGTGCTGAATGTCAAGCTGCAGCTATTGGACGATTGGACAAGTCGTCGTCAAGCGAATGCGGCGACCTATCGGCGCTTGCTGGACGAGGCGGGTTTGGTAGTCGACCTTCGGCAACTGAATCCCGACACATTGGATATGAGCGGGTTGAAGGGTGTGACCCTGCCCTGGGAACGCCCGGGGGACCGCCACATCTACAACCAATTCGTGCTGCGCGTGGATCGGCGTGATGAACTGCGGGCCTTTCTTACGTCGCGCGGGATCGGGAACGAGGTGTATTACCCGGTTCCTTTCCACATGCAGGATTGTTTTGTCGATCTCGGACATAAGCCCGGCGAATTCACAGTTAGTGAAGTGGCCGCTTCGCAGTCGATTGCCATCCCCATCTATCCGGAGCTGAACGTAGACCAACAGCAAGAAGTGGTCGCCGCTCTGGCAGAGTTCATGTCCTAAGCATCATGAGATAGGGAAGAGACGTACTTTTATGGCCGAAAATATCCTGCTCATCAATCATTACGCCGGATCACCAACCCATGGAATGGAGTTTCGACCTTTCTATTTTTCTCGGGAGTGGCAGCGGGAGGGGCATGAAGTTCATGTCTTTGCCGCTTCGTTTTCCCACCTCCGATCCCACAATCCAGCCGGTGTTACGTGGGTGCGCAAGGAGGTGCTGGACGGTGTGCACTACCACTGGTTCCGCACCCCAACCTACCGGGGGAATGGCCTAGGACGGATCCTTAACATGGGCGTCTTCCTGTTATGGTTGATCGCCGGATTACCTGTTTTCATTTGGAAGTACCGCTTCTCGGTGGTGATCGCCTCCTCTACGTATCCGCTGGACATGGTTCCAGCTTGGATTCTAGCACGCTTGCACAAGGCGAAACTGGTGTTCGAAGTCCACGACCTGTGGCCGCTGTCACCGTTGGAACTGGGTCGCTATTCCCGTTTGCATCCATTCATTCTGCTCATGCAATGGGGCGAGAATTTCGCCTATTCACATTGTGACACATGCGTCTCCTTGCTGCCAAAGGCCATGAATCACATGTTGGAGCACGGTCTCCAACGGCGAAAATTCCTCTACATCCCCAACGGGATTGATCTTGCCGAATGGGAGAGCCTGCAGGAGGAGCTGGGAACTGAGCAGGTTGAAGCCATCGAAGACCTGCGAGCCCGGGTTGGATTTTTGCTTGGCTATGTGGGATCCCATGGCCTTGCCAATGCGCTGGACACGCTGGTGGAGGCGATTGCCGCCTGCCAAACCCAGTCCTTTGGCGTGGTCATGATCGGGTCGGGTCCAGCCAAGCCGGGCTTAATGCAAAAGGCGGCCGATCTGGGACTGGGGGACCGAATCATTTTTTTGCCGCCCATCCCAAAGCGCCAAGTCCCGCAGGCCCTGGCGCGCATGGA
This genomic interval from Candidatus Delongbacteria bacterium contains the following:
- a CDS encoding Gfo/Idh/MocA family oxidoreductase; its protein translation is MNAAQGEDGMTTPKAAIAGRKIRFAVVGCGRISGNHFASIEKHSADAELVAVCDTDPSALQSAIQKTGVPGFANLTSLLEGSAPDVIVLSTPSGLHSGQTIQVAKAGVHVMSEKPMATSWAEGKRMVQVCDEAGVRLFIVKQNRRNATLQLLKQAVAQGRFGRIYTVNLNVFWCRPQEYYDQAAWRGTWEFDGGAFMNQASHYVDLIDWLIGPVESVYAYTATLARRIEVEDTGVMAIKWRSGALGTMNVTMLTYPKNLEGSIVILGEHGTVRVGGMAVNEIQHWEFADARPEDATVREASYQTTSVYGFGHPLYYENVIHTLRGEAEPETDGREGLRSLELLVAAYRSARDGVKVSLPLEY
- a CDS encoding glycerol-3-phosphate dehydrogenase/oxidase translates to MHVAVVGGGINGVMSAWALAAAGHQVELFERGALMGETSSASTKLLHGGLRYLENGEFGLVRESLRERAWWVAQAPQFAKPLGLILPVYSGVGRNPLVVRLGLVMYDLLAGRGNIGRHRWLAPREILHLLPGLRSQGLRGGFLFHDVQMDDYRLGLWAVDQAQRAGVAVREHTAVERLAADGTYWANGEHRADLIVNAAGPWCRNLLDVSDVPARHRLDLVRGSHLVLDRPLALGLFLQVPGEHRICFALPWQGRTLLGTTEVRQRLEDPIRCSPEEEAYLLNVYGTAFLDSATSAEIVERFAGLRPLVDSGSANPGRTTREYVLEQTGHVLTVFGGKWTTARVLGERVRERAEKGF
- a CDS encoding acyltransferase, translated to MGESEKRKGIPVAEKAWFAHATAVVDEPCEIGDGTKIWHFSHVMKGARIGRNCVFGQNVNIDGGVVIGNGVKVQNNVSIYSGLVIEDFVFLGPSCVLTNVTNPRCEINRHSLYETTIIRRGASIGANATIVCGIELGRYCFIGSGAVVAKSVPDYALMVGVPARQVGWVSRHGLPLGQPDAQGVYTCPESGLRYREVEPGVLRCLDVDEAADLPAELCQGGRFYDEIVHGTRLKA
- a CDS encoding DegT/DnrJ/EryC1/StrS family aminotransferase; this translates as MGVPLLDLKAQYATQKDEINRAVLDVLESQHFILGPQVKLLEQAIGAYVGSPHAVGVSSGTDALLVALMAEGIGPGDEVITPPYSFFATAGCPVRLGARPVFVEIEAHSFNLDPRCLEAAITPRTKAIIPVHLYGQAADLAPILEIAARHGIPVIEDGAQAIGTEYQGRRVGSLGAYGCFSFFPSKNLGGAGDGGMIVTGDEELARRLEILRVHGAQPKYYHRVIGGNFRLDAIQAAVLNVKLQLLDDWTSRRQANAATYRRLLDEAGLVVDLRQLNPDTLDMSGLKGVTLPWERPGDRHIYNQFVLRVDRRDELRAFLTSRGIGNEVYYPVPFHMQDCFVDLGHKPGEFTVSEVAASQSIAIPIYPELNVDQQQEVVAALAEFMS
- a CDS encoding glycosyltransferase family 4 protein, which codes for MAENILLINHYAGSPTHGMEFRPFYFSREWQREGHEVHVFAASFSHLRSHNPAGVTWVRKEVLDGVHYHWFRTPTYRGNGLGRILNMGVFLLWLIAGLPVFIWKYRFSVVIASSTYPLDMVPAWILARLHKAKLVFEVHDLWPLSPLELGRYSRLHPFILLMQWGENFAYSHCDTCVSLLPKAMNHMLEHGLQRRKFLYIPNGIDLAEWESLQEELGTEQVEAIEDLRARVGFLLGYVGSHGLANALDTLVEAIAACQTQSFGVVMIGSGPAKPGLMQKAADLGLGDRIIFLPPIPKRQVPQALARMDALYIGWQRTPLYRFGISPNKLFDYMMAGKPILHAIEAGNDPVVEAACGISVAPESTSALIEGLEFILHLSPEARASMGDKGREYVREKHQISHLAGKMIHQITSPRP